A genome region from Sphingobium sp. CR2-8 includes the following:
- a CDS encoding YciI family protein — MRVMVLVKATEDSEKGYHRSPETDAMMAAMGRFNDALEEAGILVMADGLTPSSQGKRVAFDGSDRTVIDGPFAEPRQLVAGFWLWEVKDMDEAIAWVKRCPNPMPGPSEIEIRPLHDLSDMD, encoded by the coding sequence ATGCGGGTGATGGTGCTGGTGAAGGCGACCGAGGATAGCGAAAAAGGCTATCATCGCTCGCCCGAGACGGACGCGATGATGGCGGCGATGGGCCGCTTCAACGACGCGCTGGAAGAGGCCGGGATTTTGGTGATGGCCGACGGCCTGACACCTTCGTCCCAAGGCAAGAGGGTCGCGTTCGACGGATCTGACCGCACAGTCATCGACGGGCCTTTCGCAGAGCCACGCCAACTGGTCGCGGGCTTCTGGCTCTGGGAGGTCAAGGACATGGATGAGGCCATCGCCTGGGTGAAGCGATGCCCCAATCCCATGCCCGGCCCCAGCGAGATCGAAATCAGGCCGCTCCACGACCTGTCCGACATGGACTGA
- the putA gene encoding trifunctional transcriptional regulator/proline dehydrogenase/L-glutamate gamma-semialdehyde dehydrogenase produces MTDQPFVRFAPAIRQPTPLREAITAAYRRDEAAALAPLIDAATLPDDTRTAIAATARTLVTALRANHKGSGVEGLVQEYALSSQEGVALMCLAEALLRIPDTATRDALIRDKIADGDWGSHLGGDKSLFVNAATWGLVVTGKLVGSVDDRGLGAALTRLVARAGEPVIRRGVDLAMRMMGEQFVTGETIKDALKRAKELEAKGFAYSYDMLGEAATTAADAARYYADYEQAIHAIGKASAGRGIYAGPGISIKLSALHPRYVRAQADRVMGELLPAVKRLALLSKGYDIGFNIDAEEADRLELSLDLLESLATDPDLADWNGLGFVVQGYGKRCPFVIDWIVDLARRAGRRIMVRLVKGAYWDAEIKRAQVDGLPGFPVYTRKVHTDVAYIACTRKLLAAPDAVFPQFATHNAQTLATIYQLAGPDFAIGQYEFQCLHGMGEPLYEQVVGAAKLDRPCRIYAPVGTHETLLAYLVRRLLENGANSSFVNRIADPDVSIEEMIADPADVVRAMAHPGHRHDQIALPADLYPDRRNSDGLDLSDETTLAMLGEALAHSATLDWTAAPAGGGGEARPVLNPADHRDIVGTVWEATVDDARAAAIRAAESRWPNTSVADRAAALDRAADAMQARMPILLGLIVREAGKSLPNAIAEVREAIDFLRYYAAQARSTFGPVQVALGPVTCISPWNFPLAIFTGQVAAALVAGNPVLAKPAEETPLIAAEAVRLLHEAGVPADALHLLPGDGSIGAALVAAHETAAVMFTGSTEVARLIQRQLATRLSPAGRPIPLIAETGGQNAMIVDSSALAEQVVADVIASAFDSAGQRCSALRILCLQEEVADRTLTMLKGALAELSIGRTDALKVDIGPVITAEARDGIARHIDAMKALGRQVDQSPLPPETALGTFVAPTIIAIDSIAEVSREVFGPVLHVLRFKRDRLDALVDQINATGYGLTFGLHTRLDETVARVTRRVKVGNIYVNRNVIGAVVGVQPFGGCGLSGTGPKAGGPLYLGRLVATPPVFAARVSHLRSPLHGFADWLDAQGEGEAAAQARRTGDASALGVQLALPGPVGESNLYVLHPRGRILLRPATRQGLFRQMAAVLATGNHGVVQGMMIPPGLPADVAACFSTDATGHYGAALVEGDAAKVVATAQCVADLPGPIVSVHADDRGHGYCLDWLLEEQSLSVNTTAAGGNASLMMIG; encoded by the coding sequence ATGACCGACCAGCCCTTCGTCCGCTTCGCCCCCGCCATCCGCCAGCCAACGCCCCTGCGCGAAGCGATCACCGCCGCCTATCGCCGTGACGAGGCGGCGGCGCTTGCCCCCCTGATCGACGCGGCGACGCTGCCGGACGACACGCGCACCGCCATCGCCGCCACCGCCCGCACCCTCGTCACCGCGCTGCGCGCCAATCACAAGGGCAGCGGCGTGGAGGGTCTGGTGCAGGAATATGCGCTCTCCAGTCAGGAGGGCGTGGCGCTGATGTGCCTGGCCGAAGCGCTGCTGCGCATCCCCGACACCGCCACCCGCGACGCGCTGATCCGCGACAAGATCGCCGATGGCGACTGGGGTTCGCATCTGGGCGGCGACAAGTCGCTGTTCGTTAACGCCGCCACCTGGGGGCTGGTCGTCACCGGCAAGCTGGTGGGCAGCGTGGATGACCGGGGCCTGGGCGCAGCGCTCACCCGCCTGGTCGCCCGGGCGGGCGAACCGGTCATTCGCCGTGGCGTGGACCTTGCCATGCGGATGATGGGCGAACAGTTCGTCACGGGCGAAACGATCAAGGACGCGCTGAAACGCGCGAAGGAACTGGAAGCGAAGGGATTCGCCTACAGCTACGACATGCTGGGGGAGGCCGCGACGACGGCCGCCGACGCGGCGCGCTACTATGCCGATTACGAACAGGCGATCCACGCCATCGGCAAGGCGTCGGCCGGGCGCGGCATCTATGCCGGGCCGGGCATCTCGATCAAATTGTCGGCGCTCCATCCCCGCTATGTCCGCGCGCAGGCCGACCGGGTGATGGGCGAATTGCTCCCCGCCGTAAAGCGCCTCGCCTTGCTGTCGAAGGGCTATGACATCGGTTTCAACATCGATGCGGAGGAGGCCGACCGGCTCGAACTCTCGCTCGACCTGCTCGAAAGCCTGGCGACCGACCCGGACCTTGCCGACTGGAACGGTCTGGGCTTCGTGGTGCAGGGCTATGGCAAGCGCTGCCCGTTCGTCATCGACTGGATCGTGGACCTGGCCCGCCGCGCCGGTCGCCGCATCATGGTGCGGCTGGTCAAGGGCGCCTATTGGGACGCGGAGATCAAGCGTGCGCAGGTCGACGGCCTGCCCGGCTTTCCCGTCTATACGCGCAAGGTCCATACCGACGTCGCCTATATCGCCTGCACTCGCAAACTGCTGGCCGCCCCCGACGCGGTCTTCCCGCAATTTGCGACCCATAATGCGCAGACGCTGGCGACCATCTACCAGCTTGCCGGACCGGACTTCGCCATCGGCCAATATGAGTTTCAGTGCCTGCACGGCATGGGTGAGCCGCTGTACGAACAGGTCGTAGGAGCGGCGAAGCTGGATCGTCCCTGCCGCATCTATGCGCCCGTCGGCACGCATGAGACGCTGCTCGCCTATCTGGTCCGCCGCCTGCTTGAAAATGGCGCCAACAGCAGCTTCGTCAACCGCATCGCCGATCCCGACGTCTCGATAGAGGAGATGATCGCCGATCCGGCCGATGTGGTGCGCGCCATGGCACATCCCGGTCATCGGCACGACCAGATCGCGTTGCCTGCGGACCTCTATCCCGACCGGCGCAATTCCGATGGCCTCGACCTCAGCGACGAAACGACGCTCGCCATGCTGGGCGAAGCACTGGCGCACAGCGCGACTTTGGACTGGACAGCCGCACCGGCGGGTGGTGGTGGAGAGGCGCGGCCGGTCCTCAACCCCGCCGATCATCGCGATATCGTCGGCACCGTCTGGGAAGCAACGGTCGACGACGCCCGCGCCGCCGCCATCCGTGCGGCGGAATCCCGCTGGCCCAACACCTCGGTCGCCGATCGCGCCGCTGCACTGGATCGCGCCGCCGATGCGATGCAGGCGCGCATGCCCATACTGCTGGGCCTCATCGTCCGCGAAGCGGGCAAGTCGCTTCCCAACGCCATCGCGGAGGTGCGCGAGGCGATCGATTTCCTGCGCTATTACGCCGCGCAGGCGCGGTCGACCTTCGGCCCGGTGCAGGTCGCGCTCGGCCCCGTCACCTGCATCAGCCCGTGGAACTTCCCGCTCGCCATCTTCACCGGGCAGGTCGCCGCCGCGCTGGTTGCGGGCAACCCCGTGCTTGCCAAACCGGCCGAGGAAACCCCGCTGATCGCCGCCGAAGCCGTCCGGCTGCTGCATGAGGCGGGCGTGCCTGCCGACGCGCTGCACCTGCTGCCCGGCGATGGCAGCATCGGCGCGGCGCTCGTCGCGGCCCACGAAACCGCCGCCGTCATGTTCACCGGATCGACCGAAGTCGCCCGCCTGATCCAACGCCAGCTTGCCACACGGCTGTCGCCCGCCGGTCGGCCCATCCCGCTGATCGCCGAAACCGGCGGCCAGAATGCGATGATCGTCGACAGTTCGGCGCTGGCCGAACAGGTGGTGGCCGATGTCATCGCGTCGGCTTTCGACAGCGCGGGCCAGCGCTGTTCGGCGCTACGCATCCTCTGCCTGCAAGAAGAAGTCGCCGACCGTACCTTGACGATGCTGAAGGGCGCGCTCGCTGAGCTCAGCATCGGCCGCACCGACGCGTTGAAAGTCGATATCGGGCCGGTCATCACCGCAGAGGCGCGCGACGGCATCGCCCGCCATATCGACGCGATGAAGGCGCTGGGCCGCCAGGTCGATCAAAGCCCGCTGCCGCCCGAAACCGCGCTGGGCACCTTCGTCGCGCCGACGATCATCGCGATAGACAGTATCGCGGAAGTGAGCCGTGAGGTTTTCGGCCCGGTGCTCCACGTCCTGCGCTTCAAGCGGGATCGGCTCGACGCGCTGGTCGATCAGATCAACGCCACCGGCTACGGCCTGACCTTCGGCCTGCACACCCGACTAGACGAAACCGTCGCGCGCGTGACGCGGCGAGTGAAGGTCGGCAACATCTATGTGAACCGCAACGTCATCGGTGCGGTCGTAGGTGTGCAGCCCTTTGGCGGTTGCGGCCTGTCGGGCACCGGTCCCAAGGCGGGCGGGCCACTCTATCTTGGTCGCCTCGTCGCGACGCCGCCGGTCTTCGCCGCCCGCGTCAGCCATCTGCGCTCGCCGCTGCATGGCTTTGCCGACTGGCTTGACGCGCAGGGAGAGGGGGAGGCCGCCGCCCAAGCTCGCCGCACTGGCGACGCGTCGGCGCTCGGCGTGCAATTGGCGCTGCCGGGACCGGTGGGGGAAAGCAACCTCTACGTCTTGCACCCGCGCGGGCGCATCCTGCTACGCCCGGCCACGCGCCAGGGCCTGTTCCGTCAGATGGCGGCGGTGCTGGCGACCGGTAATCACGGCGTGGTGCAGGGAATGATGATCCCGCCGGGGCTGCCCGCCGATGTCGCCGCCTGTTTCAGCACGGACGCCACCGGCCATTATGGCGCCGCGTTGGTGGAGGGGGACGCGGCCAAGGTCGTGGCGACCGCCCAATGTGTGGCGGATCTGCCCGGCCCGATCGTGTCGGTGCATGCCGACGATCGCGGTCATGGCTACTGCCTCGACTGGCTGCTGGAAGAACAGTCCCTGTCCGTCAACACCACGGCGGCAGGCGGCAACGCCAGTTTGATGATGATCGGATAG